GTTATTTTTATTTAAATTCTAACGTTTCTGAAATTGGGATTATACCTAATAATGATAATAAAGATTATATATTAGGCAATTATAGGAAAAGAATATTTATGGAAGAAGCGCCATTTACAAGCAATGGAAGCATTTTTCTTCCTGTCAAGTTTGTAGCTATTGCGAATGGAATTGATAAAAAATATATTACTTATGAGAATGGGATTTTATCTATAGATAATGGAACTAAAAAAATAGTATTAGATTGTAACAAAAAAACAATAAGTATAAATGGAAATATACTTACTGCCCATGGAATTTTGTTGGTAAAAAATAATGAGATATTTTTATCGACTGACTATTTAGAGAAGCTTTTTGATATTAAAATGGAAATAAAAGGAGAAAAAATAATTTTAAGAAACAATTTATTTCTCAATTTTTTTAATTAATCTCTGTGTATAGGAAATTTGATAATCATATAATTCTATTAAGTATAACTTAGAAGTCTTTATAAGGTCTGAGAAGAAATATAAATACGTGATAAAAAGGAAAATTGCGATAAAAAAAGAAGAAGAAAAAATAATATTAGTTGTATTTTTTGTGAAAAAACCTATTATAAAACCTAATAAAGTACTAATAAAGCTTGATAAAGAAGAAATATTTATTTCTGATTCTATTATTTTTCTTTGTATACTACTTTCTTCTGCTATGTCAGTTAAAATTTCTATTTTGATTGTTTTATTTTTCTCGGCGATTTTTCTATTTATATTAAATCTGATGTCACATTTATCCAATTCTTTTAAGTTTATTAAAAGTTTTTCAAGCTTCATAAGATACAGAAGTAAGATGACTGAACAAAGCAATGATATTATTATCATAAACGGAAATGGAGGATTTAAAAAAATATAAAGATTACCTGAAACGATTAAAAAAAATATTAATTCAATTAGAAGATAAACATTTCTTCTATGGTATGAAAAGTAAGTATTTTTATTTTTCATTTTATATGATGGATTAATAAAATTCAGAATAAATTTTTTCAAACTGTCATTGTTTTCTTTGTTATTTTTCATGTACATTTTCCTTTCTGATTGTTACTTTAAATATAATATCGTCTATAGAGGAATAATATTAATTTTTTACTAGAGCAAAAATGAATTAAATTTAAATTGCATTTTTTGCAATACTTTGAACAGAAGGAGATGAAAATTTTGAATGCTCTTTATACTACCGGCTTAGCAGCCGGTCTTTTCTTTGGAATAATTTTAGGATTTTTAATTAGTCTTTGCTTAATAAAAGAAGGAAGAGATTAGAGAGGAGGTTAAACATGGAAAGGAGAAATAGGTCTGCTGCTTTATCAAGCAGAATAATACCATATCATCCAGAATACAGGAAGATCACAGGTTCTGTTACGGCTGCGATCCTTTTTGAACAATTGGAATACTGGTTTGATAAATATGACTACAATTGCTTTTATAAGTTTTTAGAGCCAGCACCAAATCATTTTTCATATAAAGAAGGTGATAGCTGGATAGAAGAGCTTGGGTTTTCTATTGATGAATTTAGGTCTGCGTTTGACAAAATAGGAGTAAGATATGGCTCCAGAAACGAATTTTTAAAAGCTAAAGAGGAAGGTAGGTTATTTATTAAAAATGGTAAGGAAAAACTTTACTGCAGCTTTATAGATAAACAGAAGAATGTTACATATTATGTTCGAAACAATGAGCTTGTAGATATGCTATTGGACGAAATTAATCACAAGGAAGTAGAAAATGACGGAGAATTTATTAAACCAAAAGTAGAAAATGAAAAAGCCTTATACCCTGACATACCCATCTCCCGAGATGGGAAAAGTCCATCTCCTGGAGATGGAGAAAGTCAATCTCTAGGAGATAGGAAAAGTCCATCTCTAGAGGTGGGAAAATCCCATCTCCCTTATATCAATAGATTACATCAGGATATTACTCATAAGAATACATCAATCAATCAATCAGAGGAGATGGATGGACGGATTTTAAAAAATCGGTCAAAAAGTTTAGACGATGATGTGATAGATGAGCTTAAAAACAAATATATGCTTAGTGATGATGACATTAAGACATGTATAGAACGGATGAAAGGACGAGATATCAGAAGTCCTATTAATTTTCTTGAAAAAACAATAGAAAACTATATCAAAGAAAAATCCATAAGGATGGCTGTAGACAATGTAAAATCAAGCAATTGCGCAAATTATGCCGTACCCAGAAATTATTTTAACGGGTATTCTCAGAGAAAGTACAGCAGTGAAGATATTGATGAGCTTGAAAAAATGCTTTTAAAAAAATCAAGGTTAAAGAGTGAAGAAAAATTTGGAGGTGATGAGATTGCCAAAGAAAATGATAGCTTTTTGGAGCGCAAATGGAAGCACAGGGAAAACGACATTGGCAATAGCTTTTGCAACAGCGGTGAAGAAATACAAGACAAATATAGTTCTAGCTGACTTTAAAGAGGTTATGCCCCATATTCACAAATATTTTGGAATTGAGCTTAGCGATAAATCTGATATTTACGAGGCAGTTGAGGACAAACGGGATGTGTTTGCCATAATAAAGCACCACTTGAATAAAAAGCAGAATACATGGATTCTTTCTGGCATTTCTATAAACGATTTTTCAAAGTTTCAAGAGAAACATTTTTCAATAATGCTTGAGACACTGAAGAAGGAGTTTGATTATGTTTTACTTGATACAAATGCAGGAGTGTTTTTTTCGTCAACTTATACAGCTTTAAAAAATAGTGATGTAATTTTATGTGTGACAGCACCGACTATTTGGAGCATTGAGGATACTGCAGAAATGATCGAATTCGTCTGTGAGAGATGGGGAATAGACAAAAACAAGTTTAAAATTATTCTAAATGCGTCAGTAAAAAGCGAAGTTGATATCAACACTGCTGAGAAAATTATAGGTGTAGAAACTTTTAACGTAAGATATGGGGAGAAAAATGTATTTCGCGATGTTGGTAGAATTGTTAAGGTTTTGATTGGCAAAGACATTGAAGATATAGGACATATCAAAGCGGTCGGGGAGGTGAAAAGCATTGGCGCTGATTGATCCTTTTGTACCTGATGATACTATGAAGTATGATGCAAATGCAAATTTTTCTGTTGAAGACACATGTGATGAAGTTACTGCAGAAATTGTTGAAAGATACCCTAAAATAGTTGCTGAGATTGAAGCTGGAACGTCTTCTCGTAAGATTTTGGAAAATAAAATAAGAGAAATAGTTGTTGACAAAAAGATATATCATGGCAGTATTGAGTCATTTATGCAGAAAATATTTGATGTTCTTTTTGGATATGGACCACTTCAACCGTACATTGATGATCCTGAGGTATCTGATATCCTTGTCAATTCATTCAATACTGTTTATATTAAAAAATTTGGCGAGAAATTTTTAATACCCGTAAATTTTGGAAGTGAGGAGAAACTTACAAGATACTGCTATAAAATAGCTGCTATGTGCGGTGGAAAGCTGGATGAAAACTCAAATGTAGAGGCAGTTCTTACAGACAGAAAAAGAAATTTAAGAATTGTTATATCTCTTAAGCCTATTAATGTTATTTCACCGTCTATTTCGATAAGAAAGCCTACAACCGGCTTTACTATTGATGAGCTTGTAGAAAAAGGAATGTTTTTGGATGAGGAGAAGGAGCTTTTTGAAAGTGCAGTAAGAGATAGAAAAACTATTGTAATTGCCGGAAAAGGCGGCAGTGGAAAGACAACTCTATTAGGTGCGTTGATTAATGAAGTTCCTTATGAGGAAAGAGGGCTTTTAATTCAGGAGACATTTGAAATCAAGCCAAAACATCCGGATGTTATCTGCAAGCTTGTAAGAATTTCAGATAACCCGGAAATAAAAAGCTATACTTTGTTTGAGCTTACAAAATTAGGGCTACTTATGAGCATGGACAGGATTTTTATAGGTGAAATAAAGGATAGAGAGGCTATGGACTTTTTTAATGCTGTTTTCACAGGTCATCGTGGCAGTATGGCTACTGTTCATGCTAATTCTGCAAAAGAGGTAATTGATAGATTGGTACTTTTGATGAAGAGGTCAGGAACAGATGTACCTATAGAGGATTTAAGGCAGATGCTTTTCTCCTGTATAGATATGATAATTTTTATGGAAGATTACAGAGTTAAAGAAATATTGGATATGAAAGGAGGTGGCACTGCTTGATTTACTTGAGCTTTATTCAGTTTGTACTGCTGTCTTTAATCATATATACTGCGGCGGTTTATGTAGAACGTATCAAATTTAAAAAAAGATTGATTGAGTGGCATTTCAGTGAAAGAGGTTTTATAGCAGGAAAAGGAAGTAAAATCTTAAAAAGTATAGATGTACTTCTCGCACAGTCAGGCCTTAAGAGAAGATTGCCTTTTCTCAATGCAAAAAATATAGCTGCAATAAATTTAGTAATTCTAGCTTTGGCTGTTTATTTTTTTCGCAGGCTTGGATTTGCAGCGTTGTTTTACGCTTTTGCAGCTCTGTATTTGCCATTTGCATTTATGATGCTTCTTTCGTCCATAAATGTTAAAAAAGTTAAAGAAGCGTATCTTGCCTTCTTGACGACCTTTATGGGGTTTTATAATATTGAAGACAATATAATTAATGCTTTAAAATCTACTGCACCTTATATCTCAAATCCTTTAAAGTCAATCATTGAAAAAAATGTTTTTCAATTTGAAAAAACTCAGATAAGCGTATTAGAGTGTTTGGATAACATGGCATCTGAGGCAGGAAACAATGAATTCAGGAAGTTTATAAATTTTGCTAAAATGAGCGTTAAATACGGCGGCAATTTTAATAAGGC
The nucleotide sequence above comes from Thermoanaerobacterium sp. CMT5567-10. Encoded proteins:
- a CDS encoding CpaF family protein, with the translated sequence MALIDPFVPDDTMKYDANANFSVEDTCDEVTAEIVERYPKIVAEIEAGTSSRKILENKIREIVVDKKIYHGSIESFMQKIFDVLFGYGPLQPYIDDPEVSDILVNSFNTVYIKKFGEKFLIPVNFGSEEKLTRYCYKIAAMCGGKLDENSNVEAVLTDRKRNLRIVISLKPINVISPSISIRKPTTGFTIDELVEKGMFLDEEKELFESAVRDRKTIVIAGKGGSGKTTLLGALINEVPYEERGLLIQETFEIKPKHPDVICKLVRISDNPEIKSYTLFELTKLGLLMSMDRIFIGEIKDREAMDFFNAVFTGHRGSMATVHANSAKEVIDRLVLLMKRSGTDVPIEDLRQMLFSCIDMIIFMEDYRVKEILDMKGGGTA
- a CDS encoding stalk domain-containing protein, which translates into the protein MIERKDILIGELLEFIIICILPLFTGFMFAYTFNFLFTPLPSYFYLNSNVSEIGIIPNNDNKDYILGNYRKRIFMEEAPFTSNGSIFLPVKFVAIANGIDKKYITYENGILSIDNGTKKIVLDCNKKTISINGNILTAHGILLVKNNEIFLSTDYLEKLFDIKMEIKGEKIILRNNLFLNFFN
- a CDS encoding AAA family ATPase is translated as MPKKMIAFWSANGSTGKTTLAIAFATAVKKYKTNIVLADFKEVMPHIHKYFGIELSDKSDIYEAVEDKRDVFAIIKHHLNKKQNTWILSGISINDFSKFQEKHFSIMLETLKKEFDYVLLDTNAGVFFSSTYTALKNSDVILCVTAPTIWSIEDTAEMIEFVCERWGIDKNKFKIILNASVKSEVDINTAEKIIGVETFNVRYGEKNVFRDVGRIVKVLIGKDIEDIGHIKAVGEVKSIGAD